The Lagopus muta isolate bLagMut1 chromosome 6, bLagMut1 primary, whole genome shotgun sequence sequence TACTGAGAACTCAAGACCAGCATTAAACATCCCAAACAGAAGTGACTGAACTGCTGTTTCAGTAACTGAATACTGTGAAACCACCAACATGGCAGCTGTAGGGAGTTTAACACAAATGCTTTGCACCATGCGACTTCTTTCATACAAGCATTAGATAAAAGGGTCTTGCAGCCCAGGGGTCTACAGCAGCTGAATATAAAGGAGAGCAAACACACGGTGACAGTCTCAGCTCTGGCCAGCTTGTTTCAATATGGCCAAAAAGGTGATCAAGTGAGTCTCAGTTCTTCTGTTTGCTGCCACTTCAGCTCTTCACAGCTTTTACAACTGAATTGTGATTTTGCGTCTGATCTGCAGTAAGATCCATTCTATTACACTAACTGTtgttttctggttgttttttttcccccccctcaaAATCACAGACATTATAACATTGAagacatttgatttttttaaacgAGGGGTAAAAAGCCCCCTATGTATCCTGATACACACATATGTACACAAACAGAATCAATGCACTGCAATATGTGAATTGTAATTGTCTACCATGCAGCTGCTTCACTTTCCAGCAAGCAATGCTTTACCTTTTCTCCAACAACTGGAACGTTAACTAACAGGTGCTACTTTTGAGcctcacagaaaacaaaactttcagtgTTCCATCAGTAAACAGTGTACTTACAGCCACTGAAGGATGACAACCTGGATGGCAAGGAGGCAgcactttttccttctaaaatacTATGAGTCTACTGGAGAGGCATGGCAagacagctgcactgcagctatGCTGTGCATTACTTATTCTAGGCACTGGTTTTTGCATTCTACCTGTCACATTTTCAATTTACTAACTCTAGTGTTGTACTGCAAGTTActctgcacacacagagcacgTTCTGCATGTTGGTTGGTATTCTGTCTCCAAACTCAGTGAAGAAGCCACAATAAAACTGTGTCTGGATTTTGGCTGAGATTTTCTTCATAGAGGCTCCTacagagctgtgttttggatCTGTGATTAAAATAGCTGGGGATAACAGGCAGCTGCTTTGGTCTCCTGCAACAACCTCCTCCTCTGGTTACTGGATTACAGCATTGCGATTGGGTGTCTGTAAGCTGTGCTGCCACTTACCAGGTCTGCTGCGTGCTCAACAAAGATGCTGTTCCCAAACCTGATCTTCTGTATGATTTCAGGTGGCACATCTGCACGCAGCTTATGCTGCTGAGCTATCAGCTGTTGCAAACGCTTACTTGGGAATGCATCTTCTGTACAAATGTAGACAGCTCCTGCAATCGAGAAAGCACCCCCTGTTACTGCAGCATGACTTTTCCACAGACAGCTTTCCTAACggtacaaaaacaaaataaggaatCATGCACTCACAAGCCAGGCACACCTAACTGgaaattcattttacttttctggCACCCATACTGAATTGATGAACATCTCCACCACCACTGTGACTCTCTCATACCTGCCAGGCACTTTTTGTCACCTGCTGAGAGTTTTATGCTGTGCTCCCCAGCAATCCACTAGGTGCCACTCTTCCTGCATGGCTGCTGAACACCTGCCTGCCTGGGACGATGACAAGCACTGCAACGTAACCCACGGAGAGCAATAACCCTTCTTTAAAACTGCACATCAGATACACAAAGATTATAGTTAATCAATTACACGTGTGATGTATGGTGTTCAATCACATCACACAATCAGTGTCCATACAGTTTTACTGTGGATCCTGTTATGAGTGTGCGTTATTGCTGAGAAAATTAACTGCACACATCAAAGatgttggaggaaaaaaataaatatgtgcaatattttcttaataaaaagcCTAATTTTCTTTGGCACTAAACTTCCTACCTCAGTTCTCCTCAATCCCTCCATAAATTCTTGTAGAAGTCACTGCAGTTCATGTACTCCCAGtcagattttcagtttctaaaacaTCAGCAAGCCAAGAGAAACCTCTGTAACAAATTTGATGTTACGTGTATTCAGCATCAGTATTTGCTCCAATGGGCTAATTATGGCTTGCAACATTGAATTTCAAACTAATGGAAGCCACGCTAACTTGTGCTGAGATATCCTTAGGCTAAAGGAGCCCTTGGAGCAAAGCATTCCAGACTTCCCAACTACCGTTCTTATTATTCACAGCTGATTACTTTTAGCACAGCACTTCCTAATTCAGACAGACAGCCATTTCTTTACCACAGTGACTTACAGAGAGAgcatctgctttttaaaaatcactctGACAAAACGATGTCTGACCGAAACGGCAGAAGCGCGTATGGAACAAAGGAGTGCCACTGAATTGCTCCATGCAGTGCctgctgacattcattgacccttgctgaacatttacagagagcaaacagtggctgtgagcacagcgaggcagTGGgttctgcatttcagcagtggtcaCAGTGGGATCACCACCACTGGTGCTGTCATGAGTGCAGCGCAcggctcttgttcattgctggtgaaaatgcatggcTGAACgtggtgactgtgctgaaaaagagcgttttgtagctgagaatctgtCCCATCAAACAGTGTTACTTTGCTCCTTGTGGCTGCTGTAAGTTCCACAGAtacaaataggaggcattacttttggagcgaGCTACACGGCCCAAGagaattcctcttcactcagcgCGGCCCAGGCAAACCAAAACAACTAAAACTACTCAACTCAGTATCAAAGGCTGATAATTTACCATGCCTCCAAAGCACTGAATACTATTCACATATCTGAAAGGACAGATGAATTGCCATAACCTGAATAAAAAGAGAGGATTGGTACACAAACAGAACATCCCTCGGCACCGTCCTGTTTACAGCTCACTAAGAAAGCCTCACCACCAGCAACACAAGTATTTTTCACTTCTCAGAGGGAAGGTGGGAGGTAAGAAATCGGTCATCCTCAGTGATCCTACACACATCTTTCCTTACAGTCCCACAGCTGGGatgtatttttgttcattttcaacCCCAAACCCTCAAGAATTGCAAGAGCTTGTCACACAAAGTAAGAATTTCGAGTCCCGTGAACCCAACCTGCACCAAACCAGCCTGGTTAACGAGAAGCAGGAGCAAacaattttttctaatttggaATTCTAACATGGAAATGCATGTCACATTACATTCATGTATTACTCATGAATATAGgcatggaaaataaattcataataTGCAACAGACCATAACCGACATTGTTAGAATGGCAGAAGGATAACCTTGAGGCAAAGGATGCCCTCATTTCTTGGTTTATTGCCAGCCTTCTAGAACTGAGAATTGTAAACAGGATTAGCATGAAGTCAAGCTAAGAAGATACATTTCTTTACACAGTATAGATTTATTGTGTAATTCAACATTTCCATCTACGGAGGACGGAGGCCATGGAGCACTTCCATCAGCCTTCTGCACCTTGCCAACCTCTAAAACGTAGCTGTTCTCAACAAGCAATACCAAACTTGCCTGttgtattggaaaaaaaaacctggaagaACCACAAAGCCTGAAGCTGGCAATTCACACTTTGCTGCTACCGTTTAGCATCTAAAAGCCTGACAAGAGCTCTTACCTTTCACCAAAGCATAACCTTGGAAAATTGGATAAAAACCTGGACTCCCAAAGTAGTAATTAATTTCTGACCACACTGACACAGAGACCAAAAGGTTCCGATTTAACTGAAGTGCCCACATTACagcaccccaaatcccaccacagagtggtgcacagtgcacttcAGCACAGGAAGGAACTGCACAGAATATATCTGCTTCTGTTCTGATTAATGACACAACTTAAACTGAAGTAGGGTCAgctaaaatgtaatttctgcCCATTAAATTAAACCCAGTGCAACATGGAAGGAAGAGTAAGACTGCTGCCAAATCCGGATGGCATCCGGAGTAAATCCTTCCACGTGAGGGCACTGAGGCCCTGGGAGCTGTGGATATCCCATCTCTGGgggtgcccaaggccagccggagccctgggcaacctgagctggtggggggcagccctgtcTGTGGCATGGGGTGAAATCACGTGGTCTTTCTGGCTCCTTTCAATTCAAACCATTCTGCGATTCTTTAATGTTCTTACAGACAGTAGATTCCTCCAAATGGCAAATCAATCAATATTTACATGTCAATACTTACCCGACTCTAATCCACCATATCTGTAAGGATACTGCACACAAAGACACAGCTGCAAACCAATCTGAGTCTTCCCAGCAGAACTTTCCCCAGCAAGTTCTGTGATTCCCACTAAAGGAATGCCACCTTTCAACAAGTCATCCAGCACCGGACATCCCAGGCTTAGCTTCCGGCACTGGGAGGAGAAACAATCCTTCTCTTGGTAGAGCTGAAGTGCTGTGTGGTTTTtcaaaggattaaaaaaaaatatacagaaagaaggaaaaattcacTTAGTATCTTTCTAACTCACAGTGACACAGTACAGATGTTGACGCTGTAGATTGGTGCCTACAAGGGATGCCTCCTTTGTCAATGGGAGAATTCCCCAGTTCAGCCCAGGCTTCCTCACAGAACCTACTGATTGAATGCCTGTTTAAAACCCAAGAAATTACCCTGAGCTGAAAaagccttctcctttcttcGCCTCTAAGGAGTCTCTGTGGGGAGCTACACTCGGGGAAGATCTTGCTGACTgaaacagcactgctggcatcTGGCCAATGCCTAAAGCTATATGCAGCCCACAAGGAAATAGATTCTGATAGCAGAGCAGCCACGAAGCATTTTTGCAGGGAGTTCTATCAGATCCAGCTTCATTTGGAATTAAGTGATCACATAAAATCAGTTTACATAGTTTATAATATACCATGCAAACTTTTCAACCAGCCTCGGCCCAAAAGGAAATTATTGAAAGAAGgagggcaagaaaaaaaatcttgtgttCCTCCAATCAAGTTTCCCAgactggaaaattattttgctgttttaagcTGGCTTGATCCCAAAGAATGGCTTTGATAAAACTTCATCTACTTTCAAGGTCCCACAGGTGTGCCCTTAAGGTAATTAAATAACTAACTACAGCATAACTCAACTTTTCACTTTCAGAACCACACCACTGTGTCAGTGAGGAACCAAGCTCGTATCTGCTCACCATCACAGTATTTCCAGGTTTACATAGAACGTTTTTTTTATACACTGACTTCATTACCTGTAAGCATACAGTTTTTCCTCAGAGTGCGAGAGACCGTTTTCAGCAAACATTCCACATCTGCACTGGACAGTTTCATCAACCTTTGCAAGTCTGCTCCAGAAAGATTTAACACCTCTTTTATTGATTTTATGTCAGCTGAAATGGAGAGAAGCTTTATAAATACTTCCCACTGCATTGCAGTCGTGCACAAAAGCTTTCTGACTTTGCACTGCTCATTTCCTTGAAGTTTACCTACAGTACATTCTGTGCAGCTAACCTTTAATTTGAATGGATCAAAATAATGCCACGGCATTTGGAAAATGACCACTGGCACGTGGCGAAAAGCCGTTGCTTCTAATTGCTCAGAACACTTGCTTAGGAAATATTAAATGACCGTTCCAGATGTTAGCACAGCCCTGCGTGCCGACAGCCAGAGCATGCAGTCCCACGCAGGCAGGCACTACATGACGGCAGCTCACGTCCCCAGGCCCTTACCTTTCTTAAGGGCAGCAATCACCTTCGGGTTCAGGTCAAACTGGTCCCAGTCCATGTCCTGATACGGCACTGGGGCGAACAGAGCATGAGGCAATTGTTATTTGTTAAGCCAGGTATGCACGCGAGGAAACGTAAGCATGATTGACTGCGAACACTCTGTGGGAACATCGCGGATCCCACACTGCAGCACGCCGCGACCGCCCCGCTCAGCGCCTCGTCCCAACGCACCGGATTTGCGCCGGAACAACCCGGTGCCGTAAGGCGCGGCACTGTCGCGCGCGCCGCCTTTACGACAGCGGCAGTCGCACGAATAAGGCAGGAGGCCGCGCGCGCGCTCACCTGCGGGGCGCGGCAGCTGCCATGGGGCCTGGTGGCAGGCGGAGCGCGGAGGGAAAGAGAAGCGCTATTGCTAGGCGGCAGCTATTCAACGCGGCATTCTGACGAGAGTTTAAGCTCGCTGAAATCATCTGTGGCTACTCCGGCCTCCGCCCGGAAGGTCTCCGAACCGCTTAGCGCGGCGGACGCCGTCCACGGACAGTGGCAGAGATGCCGCGCGGCCCAACCCGAGATCACTTTAGTGCTTCCCCTCACCGGGCCTTACGACCTCCGCGCCGGAGCCGCCGCAGCCAATCGGCGGGCAGCTCGCTCGCGACGTCACAACTTGCCGGCCTATCAGAGCGCCTCATGGCCCGGGCTCCCCGGCGCAGCCAAGGACTGGGCGGGGCGCACTACGGTCCGGCAGAGCGCTGTTCCGGGAGGCTGGGCGAGGAGCCCCTCATTTCCGGGCCGTGAGGCCGGCCGCTCGTTCTGCGCACGCGCAGCGAGCCCCCAGAGGGGCGAGGAAAGAATAACACGCCCGCCTTCAGCCGCGAACGATGCAGGATTGGCTGGAAGTGTGCGAGCGGTCTCTATTGGTCCTCTCGAGCGGGTGGGCGGGG is a genomic window containing:
- the XRCC3 gene encoding DNA repair protein XRCC3, which encodes MDWDQFDLNPKVIAALKKADIKSIKEVLNLSGADLQRLMKLSSADVECLLKTVSRTLRKNCMLTALQLYQEKDCFSSQCRKLSLGCPVLDDLLKGGIPLVGITELAGESSAGKTQIGLQLCLCVQYPYRYGGLESGAVYICTEDAFPSKRLQQLIAQQHKLRADVPPEIIQKIRFGNSIFVEHAADLDTFHNCITKRLSLLLTRGVVRLVVIDSIAALFRCEFGASDSVLKARYLQTFGAQLHGLSTRFRTPIMCINQVTDAVSESEAVQCGYSTADSRVFPALGITWANQLLMRLMVSRVPQPEPTAGAASHHPAGMRTLRVVFAPHLPPSFCCYTVRLEGVKGMK